Within the Marinobacter sp. SS13-12 genome, the region TGATACACCAGCGACGGTCGGGATTCAGTCGTAAACCGAGCGGTTAGCCTTCTCGGCCAGTTCTCGGGCGGTCATGATGACCTTGCGGCGGTTGAAAATAAGCTGCCAGCGGCGTCCGCCGGTCTGGTGCCAGAGTATTGAGGAACGTATGCCGGCAAGGAGCAGGGCGCGCACTTTGGCGGCATTTTCCTCACGCTGGAGAATAGTGGGCTCTCCGGTAACCTGTATGCGCTGGCGGAAGGTGCTGATGGTATCCGCATAGATGGACGCCAGGTTGGCAACCAGGTTGCCGTGGCTGTATCCGAAATGGCTGGCCGTGTGTCGGGCCTGGTCGATGCGGCTGCCGATCACATCCAGCATATCGTTGTTACGACGCAGTTTTGATGACAGGTTGATCAGGTTCAGGGCGTAGCGCAACACTTCGATATCCTGCTGCTTGCTTTGCTGGCTGAGAACACTGGACAGCGTGGACAGGCCTTCCCGCAGGTCTTTCAGTTCGCCACCATACACATCCAGGGTGGTCTCGGGTTGTGTGGCGAACAGGGAGCGCATGCAGGTTTCAAAGCTGGATTCCGCGCACTGGCCGGAATGGGCCACTTGCTGCACCAGCGCCGAGGCCTGAAAAACCCCTGCCAGGGCAAGGGTCTGGTCGTGTATCGATCGGCTCATGCGCCGGCTCCCTCTGACGTGTTGTTTGCCGCTGCCGGCTCCTGCTCGCTGTCCCGCCAGGTTTGCTCGATAACCCCACCACCAAGGCAGACCTCGCCATGATAAAAGACCACCGACTGGCCGGGCGTGACGGCCCGCTGGGCGTCGTCAAACACCACCCTGAATCCGTTATCGAGGGCGGTGACCACGCAGTCCTGATCCGGCTGGCGGTAACGGGTCTTGGCTTTGCAACGGAATTCCGCCGCCGGCGGTTCGCCCGCAATCCAGTCCACCGGGCCGCTGATCAGGCCACGGGAGAACAGCAGGGGATGGTGTTTACCCTGAACGGCAATCAGCACGTTGCGGGACAGGTCTTTCTCCGCAACGTACCAGGGCTCGTCGCCGAACTCACTGAGGCCGCCAATACCCAGCCCCTGACGCTGGCCGATGGTGTGATACATCAGGCCCTGATGACGACCAATGATCTGACCATCGGGCGTTTCAATGTTGCCTGGCTGGGCAGGAATGTACTGCTTCAGGAAATCCCGGAACTTGCGCTCGCCGATAAAACAGATACCGGTGGAATCCTTCTTGTCATGGGTAATGAAACCCTGTTCGGCGGCAATGCGACGAACTTCCGGCTTCTCCAGTTCGCCCACCGGGAACAGGGTGCGGGCGATACGATCGCCGGAGACTGCGTGCAGGAAGTAACTCTGGTCCTTGTTGGGATCCAGCCCCTTAAGCAGTTCAGCCTTGCCGCTGCCATCGTTGAGGGGGCGCTGGCGGGTATAATGACCGGTGGCAATGTAGTCGGCACCCAGGGTAACGGCATAGTCGAGGAAGGCGCGAAACTTCACTTCCTTGTTGCACAGGATATCCGGGTTCGGGGTCCGGCCGGCCCTGTATTCAGACAGGAAGTGCTCAAACACCCGGTCCCAGTACTCCGCCGCAAAGCTGGCGGTATGAAGGGTGATGCCAATGGTGTCCGCCACCGCCCGGGCGTCGGCCAGGTCGGTCATGGCAGTGCAGTATTCGGTGCCGTCGTCCTCATCCCAGTTTTTCATGAACAGGCCTTCCACCTGGTAGCCCTGGTCTTTCAGGAGCCAGGCTGCCACGGAAGAGTCCACGCCGCCGGACATGCCGACAATCACTCGGGTATTTTCAGGTGCTTTAGTCATGTCTGGGTCTGTCGGGTTCAAAGGGGCGGATTCTAGCATTTAAGCCAGGTTACGTCTGCGGTTCGACAATCACATCCAGGGGAAAGCGGCGCCCGTTTCGGTAATCGTCTATGCACTGCATCACCAGCGGGCTGCGAAGCTTGTCGGACTGCTGACGAATTTCCTCCGGAGTCAGCCAGTGAGCGGCAATAATGCCATCATCCAGTTCCCGGCTGACCCTGGTCAGCGCCCTGGCGGAGAAGCAGAAACGGTAGTAGGTAACGCCGTTTGCCGGCGCTTTGTAGGTGTAAACGCCAAGGAAATACTCTGGCTCCACCTTCCAGCCGGTTTCTTCGAGGGTTTCCCGGAGCAGGGCATCAATGATTCTTTCGCCTTCCTCCACATGCCCCGCTGGCTGGTTGAAAACAACCTGGCCGTGACTGACTTCTTCCACCAGCAGGAATCGGCCCTGAGCATCTTCAACAATAACAGCAACAGTGGCGTGGGGCGTCCAGGTCATGGGCGAGAGTTTCTCCGTGTGGACGGTTTACGGGACTTTATTGGCTTTCGTTCAGTTTTCTGCGAACGGGTCGCCGGCGCGTGAACGGTTACGGCCCTGGATTCTCCGGGCGCGAGCCCTTCCAGGGACCAGTCTCCAATACCATAGCGAACCAGTCGCAGGGTAGGGAAGCCTACGGCGGCGGTCATGCGTCGAACCTGACGATTCCTGCCCTCAGTAATGGTCATTTGAATCCAGCTGGTCGGAACCGATTCCCGGTACCTGACCGGCGGGTTCCGCGGCCAGAGGTCCGGTGGTTCCATGGGTGTCACCTCTGCAGGGCGGGTTTTGCCATCCTTCAGCTCAACCCCTTTACGCAGTTGCTGCAGTGCATCGTCGGATATGTCGCCCTCCACCTGAACCCAGTAGGTTTTTGGCATTTTTTGCCGTGGAGACGCGATGCGATGCTGCAGCTGACCATTGTCCGTCAGCAGTAAAAGGCCCTCGGATTCGAAGTCCAGACGGCCGGCAGGGTAGACATCAGGGACGTTGATCCAGTCTGCCAGGGTGGCTCGGCGGTTGCCGTCGGTACCGCCTTTTTCGTCGGTAAACTGGCACATAACCCGGAAAGGTTTGTTAAACAGGATCAGCATTGCCATTGCTGCGTGGGACCTTCGCATCAGGATGGAAGTGGGTAGTATGCCAGAAATGGCCCTGAATCAGAGGGGGATGAGCGCGAGCCGACTCTGATTCAGATGCATACGAAGACAAGGCCGCAAACTGCTTGCGCAGTTGCGGTGTCGTTCGGCGGCAGGGCAGTACGTGCTGTCAGCCGACAGTACGGGGGTTACAGTCAGGCGTTCGCGGCGCGAGGCTGATCCTGATAGTCGCTGCCCTGGTTCTGCCGGGCATCGCTACTGTCACTGCCGGGCTTCTTTTCGGAAGTGCTTTCCGACGAACCCTGCTTTTGCGGCTGCTCTTCAGGGACAATATTGACCGCGTGGATCCCTTTGTCACTGGGTTTTTTCTCAAAGGTGACGGGCTGGCCGGCCTTTAAGGTTTTGTAACCTTCCATTTGCACTGAAGAGAAGTGAGCAAACAGATCGTCACTGCCGCCCTCTTCGATTATGAAGCCATAACCCTTGGCATTGTTGAACCACTTTACTTTGCCTCTTGGCATGATGAACTCCCCTGTTCTTTCACTGTCAGTGTCTTTGTTATTGATATTTTCACCGAGCGTTTTGCCTTGCACGGATACCGGGTTGTCACAGGCTTGTGTAACAGAGCCCGTACGCCAATTTACAATATTTTACATTGTTAACGTACTGTTGACCAATATCCTCCTGGAGTCAATAGCAGTTATAGCGGGAATGTATGGTTGAACCGGGGCCTGAGCCTGTATCATGACGTTATTGATAACCAGCGCACGCCAGGTTCTCTCAAGCACCTTGAAAACCGGGCGGCAGACAACCATCTTTAGGAAGAGGCACCGATTTCCGGTAAAGAATCATGCGGACTATCCAGAATTCTCTACTAGTATTAAATCAGGGAGAGGACGAACAGCCCGGGCGTCAGGACGACGTCAGCGTTGCTCCCGAGAAGCCTGCTCTCAAGCGTCCGGCACGCTTCAGGGTGCTGCTTCTGAACGACGATTACACACCCATGGATTTCGTTGTGGATGTGTTGATGACATTCTTCGGAATGAATGAAGAAAAGGCGACGCAGGTGATGCTGCTCGTCCATACGCAGGGAAAAGCCGTATGCGGGGTATATACCCGGGACATCGCGGAAACAAAGGCGGCACAGGTGAACCAGTATTCTTCGGAATGCGAGCATCCGCTCCTTTGCGAGATTGAACGTGCGGACTGATAGACCTTGGGGTGGCCCATGCTGAGCAAAGATCTTGAAATTACACTGAATACGGCTTTCAAAAGTGCCCGTGACAAGCGTCATGAATTCATGACCGTTGAGCACCTTTTGCTGGCCTTGCTCGATAACGATTCGGCAGTGGGCGTCCTGAAAGCGTGTGGTGCAGATCTGGCCCGGCTTCAGGAAGAACTCGTAGAGTTTGTGGATTCAACCACACCACTGATCCCCAGCAACGACAGCGAGCGGGAAACGCAACCCACGCTCGGATTCCAGCGCGTGCTTCAACGTGCTGTCTTTCACGTGCAATCCTCTGGCAAGAAAGAAGTGACCGGCGCCAACGTGCTGGTGGCTATCTTCAGTGAACAGGAAAGCCAGGCGGTCTATGTGCTCAAGAAACAGAGCATTGCCCGCATTGACGTGGTGAATTTTGTTTCCCATGGCATCTCCCGCGTTCAGGGTGCCGAGGATCAGGAAGGTCATGACCAGGCTTCTCACGAGGAAGCCGGAGAAGAAGGCGGTGCTTCACGACCGCTGGAAAGCTACGCAACCAATCTCAACGAGCAGGCACGTCAGGGTCGCATTGATCCGTTGATCGGCCGTGAACATGAAGTTGAGCGGGTAGTGCAGATCCTGGTTCGCCGTCGCAAGAATAACCCGCTGCTGGTGGGCGAAGCCGGCGTGGGCAAGACCGCGATTGCCGAAGGTCTGGCCAAGCGGATTGTGGATGGCCAGGTGCCGGATATCATCTCGGATGCCGTGGTCTACTCGCTGGATCTGGGTGCATTGCTGGCAGGAACCAAGTACCGGGGCGATTTCGAGAAGCGTCTCAAGGGCTTGCTTGCGGAGCTCAAGAAAGAGAAGCACGCGATCCTGTTTATCGACGAGATCCACACCATCATCGGTGCCGGGTCCGCTTCCGGCGGTGTCATGGATGCCTCCAACCTGCTCAAGCCCATGTTGAGCTCGGGGGAAATCCGTTGCATCGGCTCCACCACGTTCCAGGAATTCCGTGGCATCTTCGAAAAAGACAGCGCACTGGCCCGTCGCTTCCAGAAAATCGATGTGAACGAGCCCAGTGTTGAGGATACCTACCAGATCCTCAAAGGGTTGAAGCCCCACTTCGAGAAGCACCACGACCTGAAATACACCGACCAGGCGCTTCGCGTGGCGGCAGAACTGTCGGAACGTTACATCACCGATCGTCATCTGCCGGACAAGGCGATCGATGTTATCGATGAAGCCGGTGCGCATCAGCGTCTGCTCCCGATCGCCAAGCGCAAGAAAACCCTGGACGTGTCGGAAATCGAGGATGTGGTGGCCAACATCGCCCGTATTCCGCCGAAGAACGTGTCCACCAGCGACAAGGATCTGCTCCGCAACCTGGAGCGGGACCTCAAGATGGTGGTCTTCGGTCAGGATCCGGCCATCGAGTCACTGTCCACAGCCATCAAGCTGGCTCGCGCCGGCCTGAAGGCACCGGAAAAACCGGAAGGTGCCTTCCTCTTCGCCGGCCCCACGGGTGTAGGCAAGACGGAAGTGACCAAGCAGCTCGCCAAGGTGCTGGGCATCGAGCTGGTAAGGTTCGACATGTCGGAATACATGGAGCGCCATACCGTCTCGAGGCTCATTGGTGCCCCTCCGGGCTATGTAGGGTACGACCAGGGTGGCCTGTTGACGGAATCCGTGAGCAAGCATCCACACTGTGTGTTGCTGCTGGATGAGATTGAAAAGGCCCATCCGGAAGTCTTCAACCTGCTGCTGCAGGTAATGGACCACGGCACGCTGACGGATAACAACGGCCGCAAGGCGGATTTCCGCCATGTGATCCTGGTGATGACCACCAACGCCGGTGCCGAGAGTATGGCTCGCCGTTCCATTGGCTTCAGTGAGCAGGACCACAGCAGTGACGGTATGGAAATCATTACCAAAACCTTCACACCGGAATTCCGCAACCGTCTGGATGGCATAATCCAGTTCGGCGATCTCCAGCCGGCCACCATCACCCACGTGGTGGACAAGTTCCTCACCGAACTGCAGGCCCAGCTGGACGAGAAGCACGTTGTGCTTCATGTGGATGATGCTGCGAAGGTGTGGCTGGCAGAGAAAGGTTACGATGTGACCATGGGCGCCCGCCCGATGGCACGCCTGATCCAGGACAAGATCAAGCGGCCTCTGGCTGAACAGATCCTGTTTGGTCGCCTGTCGGAACGTGGCGGTGACGTGCATATTCATCTCAAGGACGATGAACTGCATTTCGAGTATGAGGACGAGCCGGCCGAGGCGGTCTGAGAAGGCCGAAGCGGAACAGGCTATGCGACAAAAAAGCCCCGGTGGTAGCACCGGGGCTTTTTATTTGTCATAAGGCTATTAACGGGCGCGGTATACGATGCGTCCCTTGCTCAGATCGTAAGGGGTCAGTTCCACCTTGACCTTGTCGCCTGTCAGGATGCGGATATAGTTCTTGCGCATCTTGCCGGAGATGTGAGCGGTAACAACATGACCGTTTTCTAGTTCAACGCGGAACATGGTGTTCGGAAGGGTGTCAACAATAACGCCTTCCATTTCAATAGCATCTGACTTTGCCATTCAGTAAAAACCTCGTAAATTGGCTTGCTGTGATTTTAAATTGCGCAATTCTGCCTGATTTATCGCCATTTGGCAAAATCAGTTAACGTCCATCGTGCGCCACTGACCGTCCCGCAGGGCTTCGATAGGCTGGAAACGGGTCTTGTAGTTCATTTTCCGACACTCTTCAATCCAGTAACCCAGATACAGGTGGGGAAGCCCTAACCGTTTCGCTTCTTCTATCTGCCAGAGTACTGCAAAGGTGCCCAGGCTGCGGTGCTCGTAGGCGGGATCAAACACGGTGTAAATGGCCGATAGCCCCTCATCGAGCATATCCACGGCGGCCAGACCGACCAGCTTTTCATTATCCATGATTTCAATAAACCAGGAATCGGTAGCCCCTTCCACCAGGAAGGACATGAACTGCTCCCGGGACGGCGGGTACATGTCTCCGTCAGCGTGGCGCTGTTCAATATAGTGGGCATACAGGCTGTAGTATCGCTCGGAGAAGGTAGCCCGGACCATTCTACAGTCAAGGTCGGCATTTTTCTTCATTACTCTGCGCTGCCCGCGGTCTGGCTGGAACTGATCCACTTTCAGTCTGACCGGAACACAGGCATTGCAGTGCTCACAATGAGGGCGGTAATAATGGGAGCCGCTGCGGCGGAACCCCAGGGCGGTCAACTGGCTGTATAACCGCTTATCAACGTGTGCCCTCGGGTCGACGAACATGGTGGTTGCTTCACGATCAGGCAGGTAGCTGCAGTCATGGGCCGGCGTGGCAAAAAATACCAGGGTCCTGAGATTGCTCATTCACACCTCCGGGCCGGGCCACTGCCACTGGAAGTCCCAGTGGTCGTGTTCCGGACTAGTGTCGACGCATGTCCTGAGTATAGATAAAAATTCGCTACGTGGGATACAGCGGGCGCCCATCCTGAGCAGGTGCCCGCTTTCCACCTGGCAGTCCATGATGTGGTAGCCCCACACCCTGAGCTGGTTGGCCAGGTGGACCATAAGAACTTTTGAGGCGTTGGTTTCCAGTGAGAACATGGATTCGCCGAAAAAACAGCGGCCAATGGCCAGGCCGTACATGCCGCCCACCAGTTCCCCCCGGGGATTCCAGGCTTCAATGGAGTGTGCCACGCCCTGTTTATGCAAGTGGCCGTAACTGTCGATCATATCCTGGGTGATCCAGGTACCTTCGGCGCGGGTGTTGGCGCACAGACGGATAACCCGGGGGAAGGCCTGGTCTGCGGTGATGGTGAAGTGGCCGCTGTTCAGCGTTCGCCGCAGACTTCTGGAAATGTGGATTTCCTCGGGAAACAGGACGCATCGGGGGTCGGGGGACCACCAGAGTATGGGCTGGTCGTCGCTGAACCAGGGGAAGATGCCGCTGCGGTAGGCCAGTTTGAGGCGTTCGGTGGACAGGTCGCCGCCGATGGCCAGCAATCCGTCGGGGTCGTCGAGGGCCTGTTCGGCGGGGGGGAACCAGAGGTGGTCTTGTTCTAGCCAGGGTAGTGAGGTCATCTGGGTCCAGAGTTCGGGTTTGCGTGTTGGTGGTGTCGGCGGGTGGGCACGGATGTCTGAAACACGCTCAAGCACATCCATGTGGCGCTTGGGCTCCGCCATCCATGGCTCCGCACAGTTTCAGACATCCGCGCCCACCCGCCTTTTCGGGCCTGGGAGTTGCCTGCCCGGGACCGTTCCCGAATTGGTTACTCAATTAAGCTTAGTCCTGGTCCAGGAACTTTTCTGCGTCCAGGGCTGCCATGCAACCGAAGCCTGCGGATGTGACAGCTTGACGGTAGACGTGGTCGGCTACGTCGCCGGCGGCGAAGACGCCGGGTACGCTGCTCTGGGTGGCCATGCCTTCGAGGCCGGAGCGAATTTTGATGTAGCCGTTCTCCATGTCCAGCTGGCCGGTGAACAGGTCGGTGTTGGGTTTGTGGCCGATGGCGATGAAGACGCCGGCCAGGTCGCGGTCCTGGGTGGAGCCGTCTTTCATGCTTTTGATGCGCATGCCGGTAACGCCGGTGCCGTCGCCGAGGACTTCATCGAGGGTGTGGTCCCAGACGATGTTGACGTTGCCGTTTTCGGCTTTTTCGAACAGTTTGTCCTGCAGGATTTTCTCGGCGCGCAGGCTGTCGCGGCGGTGGACCAGGGTGACCTCGTCGGCGATGTTGGAGAGGTACAGGGCCTCTTCGACGGCGGTGTTGCCGCCGCCGATGACGGCGACTTTCTGTTTCTTGTAGAAGAAGCCGTCGCAAGTGGCGCAGGCGGAGACGCCCTGGCCCTTGAACTTTTCTTCGGACTCGAGGCCCAGGTACATGGCGGAGGCGCCGGTAGCGATGATCAGGGCGTCGCAGGTGTATTCGCCGTTATCGCCCTTGAGGCGGAAGGGGCGGTTGCGCAGGTCGGCTTCGTTGATGGTGTCGTAGACCACGTGGGTTTCGAAGCGCTCGGCGTGTTTGAGCATGCGCTGCATCAGTTCCGGTCCCTGCACGCCGTCGTTATCACCTGGCCAGTTGTCTACGTCGGTGGTGGTGGTCAGCTGTCCACCCACCTCGATGCCAGTGATCAACGTCGGCTTGAGGTTGGCGCGGGCCGCATAAACGGCTGCGGTGTAGCCGGCCGGGCCGGAGCCGAGGATGATCAGTCGGGAGTGCTTGGTTTCGCTCATTGGGGGTCTCTCGTTAACGATTTATTCAATGACAGATACGGAGGTCAGAAGTTGCCTGATTCGTTCAGCGCTCTTTCCGGATTCTCCCTGTTCCAGGCGGTGTTCTGCAACTGCGGGAAATACGGCCTGGATGTCATCCGGCAATACGTGATGGCGGCCGTCCATCAGGGCCCAGGCCCGGGCGGCGCGCACCAGCCCAAGGCCGGCGCGGGGTGACAGGCCGTAGAGCAGTCCCGGCATGCGGCGGCTCTGATCCAGCAGTCGTTGTACATAGTCCAGCAGCGCGGGGCTGGTGGTTACCCGGTTGACGGCGTCCTGAAGGGTTTGCAGGTTCTCTGCGGAAAGGATGGACTGCAGGCGATCGGTCATTGCCCGGCGGTCCTCTCCCTCCAGCAACTCACGCTCGGCGCGGGGATCGGGGTAGCCCAGCCGGATGCGCATCAGAAAGCGGTCAAGCTGGGATTCCGGTAGCGGGTAGGTACCGCCCTGCTCAATGGGGTTCTGGGTGGCAATCACAAAAAACGGGTGCGGCAATGGCCGCGTTTCACCTTCAATGGATACCTGCCGCTCTTCCATGGCTTCCAGCAGTGCGCTCTGGGTTCTGGGGGAGGCACGGTTGATTTCGTCGGCCAGCACCACCTGGGCGAAGATCGGGCCCGGGTGGAACACCAGGCTACCGGCTTCCTTGTCGTACATGGAGAAGCCGAGCACGTCTGCTGGCAGCAGGTCGTTGGTGAACTGGATGCGCTGGTAGCTCAGGCCCATGACTTTGGCCAGGGCATGAGACAGGGTGGTTTTGCCCATCCCGGGGATGTCTTCAATCAGCAGGTGGCCCCGGGCCAGCAGGCCGCAAAGTGACAGGCGAACCTGGTGATCTTTGCCCAGCAGTATGCTGTTGAGCTCGCGGATAACCGTATCCGTCAGTTTCTTCATGCAGTGCTCAGTCCCTAACCCGCTTGAGAATGTCGCCATAGGCGTCGATGCGTCGGTCTCTGAAATACGGCCAGATGCGTCGAATCGATTCACTGCGTGAGCGGTTGATCGTCGTGGACAGTATGGTTTCCGAGTGGCCGTCAGCTCGCGCCAGGAACTCCCCCTGGGGACCGCAGATAAAGCTGTTGCCCCAGAAGCGGATACCGTCCGACTGTCCGGAGGGGTCTGGCTCGGTACCAATGCGGTTGGGGGCGATAACGGGCAGGTTGTTGGCCACCGCATGGCCACGCTGAACGGTCTCCCAGGCCTCGAGCTGGCGGGCCTGTTCCTCGGGGTCATCAGTGATATCCCAGCCGATGGCGGTGGGGTAGATCAGTACTTCGGCGCCGGCCAGGGCCATCAGGCGGGCAGCTTCCGGGTACCACTGGTCCCAGCACACCAGCACACCCAGGCGGCCAACCGAGGTGTCGATCGGGGTGAAGCCGCTGGTGCCATCGTTAAAGCTGGCGTCGCCGGGCGTGAAGTAGAACTTTTCGTAAAAGCCCGGGTCGTCCGGAATATGCATCTTGCGGTACAGACCGGCAATGCTTCCGTCGCGCTCGAAGACCACGGCGGTGTTGTGGTAGACGCCGTTCATCCGCCGCTCAAATATGGATCCCACCAGGACAACCCCGAGCTCTGCTGCCAGGGCAGACAACCGGTCACTGGTGGGGCCCGGTATGGGTTCTGCCAGTTCGAACACCGAGGTGTCTTCGGTCTGACAGAAGTACAGGGTGGCGTGTAGCTCCTGCAAGACGACCAGTTGCGCGCCGTCTTTCGCGGCCTGGCGGACCAGGCGCTCACTAGTGGCCAGACTGGTGTCCTTGTTGGCGTCGCATGCTTGCTGAACAGCGGCAATGGCCAATGCGCCGGCCGGGGTGGGACGGATCATGCCTGCACAACTCCTGCGGGTATCTGCATGGTAACGCAATGAAGGCTGCCATGTTGTCTGATCAGCGGGCGACAGTTAACCGGAATCATCTCCCGGTCGGGGAAGAGGCCGGCCAGGATAGCCAGGGCCTCTTCATCCCGGGGAACACCGTAGACCGGCACCAGAACGGCCCCATTGATGATCAGGAAATTGGCATAGGTAGCCGGCAGGCGTTCACCGTCGTCACCATGGATCGCGTCAGGCCAGGGTAGCGGAGTGAGTCTGTAAGGCTGGCCATTGGCCTGGTGGAACTGTTGCAGCTCTTCCTCCATGGCAGCGAGGGCGCTGTAATGTTCATCGCTGACATCGGGACAAGCCACATAACAGATATGATCCGCCGCGCAGAAACGGGCGAGGGTGTCGATATGGCTGTCGGTGTCGTCACCGGCCAGGTAACCGTGGTTGAGCCACAGCATTCGCTCAGCCCCCAGGGTTTCCCCTAGCAGGTGCTCAATGGAAGCGCGGTCCATCGCCGGATTACGGGAGGGAGTCAGCAGGCATTCGCTGGTGGCCAGTATGGTTCCCTGACCATCGGATTCGATGGAACCACCCTCAAGGACAAACTCCACGGGTACCAGCTGAGTGGTGCCAAAACTGCCGAAATTCGCCAGGTGGCGGTTGAGGGCGTCGTCCTTTTCCCAGGGAAACTTGCTGCCCCAGGCGTTGAAGCGAAAATCCAGCAATTCAGGGCCATCCACGCCGTAAATGGCGATGGGGCCATGGTCACGGGCCCAGGTATCGTTGGCAGGAGCGGGTACTGCAACAACTCGCCCGGGCAGCCCCTGCTGCTGCGCATAGTCGTTGAGCTCCCGTTCCAGCTCCTGCAGGCGAAACACATGCTCACAGCTGAGAACGACATGCTCGAAACGGAGCACGGCCCGGGCAATGTCCAGGAACACAGGTTCCACCTCGGCGAGGCTGCCGCTCCAGTCGGTTCCCGGATGGGGCCAGGTCAGCATTACGGCACTTTGGGGTGCCCACTCTGCGGGCATCACAGGTCTGGAAGTCAAGTTGCGAACACCTTTATCCAAAAACCGACATTCTAACGAACAGGAGGGGTTGCGTCAGGACATAATTGAATGATTTTTCAACGTCGGGGCTTAAGCACCGCATGAATGACCCTGTCGCCTTCAAAATACACGACAAAATCGTTGTAGTGCCACTGGGAAATGGGCGGGTCGCCCACAGGCCCCGTGATTTGCAGGGGGTTCCCCCAGCTATCACGAACGCCTGACTGGCTCATGCCGGTGCGGGGCAGGTCTGCCTGGGAGCTGCGTTCGGCCTGTGACTTCACCGGAACACGGACTTCTTCGGCAACAACCGTGGTCAGAGGTCCGATCGCCAGTGCGGTGAAGGCGGTGGCGGCACAGACAGCTTTTATTGTGCGTTTTTTCATCAGTGGCTTACTCCCTGGCGTTACATTGATAAAACGTAATATCTGACAAAGACTAACAAAAGTCAGCCCGATTTCGGTGATTTGTGGACAGTTTATTCTTTTTGCCGTTGCCGAATCTGCCAGCGCATCACATGGCGGGCAATTTGCTGCCGGTCACCATCCTGGATGTCGGTAAACTCCGTATGCACCCTGGCGCCTCCGCTTCCGTCCGGCTCAACACTGATTACCCGCGCAATGCCTACCGGCTGAAACAGCTCCGGGGGAAGGGTCATACGCAGCGCGAGCCTCTCGTCTGTCACGAAGCTGTTGGTTGCAGTATGGAACGACAGGCCGCCCTCGCTGAGTGTGACGTCTTGCCAGTCTTCAGGTTGCAACGGATTTTGCTCAAAGGCCATAATGCGCGCCAGCGTATCCAGCTTCCCATTGAGTGACTTGATCAGTGAGGTCAGCAGGCGGTCTCGCTCTGCCAGGGTGGCCAACTGTGCCCGGACATCCTGATCGAGGCGTCGGAATTCGGATCGGAGGCTCTCCAGGTGGCTGCCGTTAAAGGGGTTTTCCTTGTTCGCGTCATCGGAGCCGAGCTTGCGGATTTCCAGTCCGATATGATCGCTGATACGAAAACAGTCCCTGCGATCAGAGGGGATCTCTGCCGGGTTATTGTCGGGTGTCGTTGCAGGCATCGGGGCTCCATAACGCGGTATTATTGTTTCCTGATAGAAGTTTAGCAGCTTCCTGCCGCTCCGTATCGGGGCAGGATTTT harbors:
- the mnmA gene encoding tRNA 2-thiouridine(34) synthase MnmA, whose protein sequence is MTKAPENTRVIVGMSGGVDSSVAAWLLKDQGYQVEGLFMKNWDEDDGTEYCTAMTDLADARAVADTIGITLHTASFAAEYWDRVFEHFLSEYRAGRTPNPDILCNKEVKFRAFLDYAVTLGADYIATGHYTRQRPLNDGSGKAELLKGLDPNKDQSYFLHAVSGDRIARTLFPVGELEKPEVRRIAAEQGFITHDKKDSTGICFIGERKFRDFLKQYIPAQPGNIETPDGQIIGRHQGLMYHTIGQRQGLGIGGLSEFGDEPWYVAEKDLSRNVLIAVQGKHHPLLFSRGLISGPVDWIAGEPPAAEFRCKAKTRYRQPDQDCVVTALDNGFRVVFDDAQRAVTPGQSVVFYHGEVCLGGGVIEQTWRDSEQEPAAANNTSEGAGA
- a CDS encoding NUDIX hydrolase, whose product is MTWTPHATVAVIVEDAQGRFLLVEEVSHGQVVFNQPAGHVEEGERIIDALLRETLEETGWKVEPEYFLGVYTYKAPANGVTYYRFCFSARALTRVSRELDDGIIAAHWLTPEEIRQQSDKLRSPLVMQCIDDYRNGRRFPLDVIVEPQT
- the clpA gene encoding ATP-dependent Clp protease ATP-binding subunit ClpA, giving the protein MLSKDLEITLNTAFKSARDKRHEFMTVEHLLLALLDNDSAVGVLKACGADLARLQEELVEFVDSTTPLIPSNDSERETQPTLGFQRVLQRAVFHVQSSGKKEVTGANVLVAIFSEQESQAVYVLKKQSIARIDVVNFVSHGISRVQGAEDQEGHDQASHEEAGEEGGASRPLESYATNLNEQARQGRIDPLIGREHEVERVVQILVRRRKNNPLLVGEAGVGKTAIAEGLAKRIVDGQVPDIISDAVVYSLDLGALLAGTKYRGDFEKRLKGLLAELKKEKHAILFIDEIHTIIGAGSASGGVMDASNLLKPMLSSGEIRCIGSTTFQEFRGIFEKDSALARRFQKIDVNEPSVEDTYQILKGLKPHFEKHHDLKYTDQALRVAAELSERYITDRHLPDKAIDVIDEAGAHQRLLPIAKRKKTLDVSEIEDVVANIARIPPKNVSTSDKDLLRNLERDLKMVVFGQDPAIESLSTAIKLARAGLKAPEKPEGAFLFAGPTGVGKTEVTKQLAKVLGIELVRFDMSEYMERHTVSRLIGAPPGYVGYDQGGLLTESVSKHPHCVLLLDEIEKAHPEVFNLLLQVMDHGTLTDNNGRKADFRHVILVMTTNAGAESMARRSIGFSEQDHSSDGMEIITKTFTPEFRNRLDGIIQFGDLQPATITHVVDKFLTELQAQLDEKHVVLHVDDAAKVWLAEKGYDVTMGARPMARLIQDKIKRPLAEQILFGRLSERGGDVHIHLKDDELHFEYEDEPAEAV
- the hflD gene encoding high frequency lysogenization protein HflD; translation: MSRSIHDQTLALAGVFQASALVQQVAHSGQCAESSFETCMRSLFATQPETTLDVYGGELKDLREGLSTLSSVLSQQSKQQDIEVLRYALNLINLSSKLRRNNDMLDVIGSRIDQARHTASHFGYSHGNLVANLASIYADTISTFRQRIQVTGEPTILQREENAAKVRALLLAGIRSSILWHQTGGRRWQLIFNRRKVIMTARELAEKANRSVYD
- a CDS encoding pseudouridine synthase codes for the protein MAMLILFNKPFRVMCQFTDEKGGTDGNRRATLADWINVPDVYPAGRLDFESEGLLLLTDNGQLQHRIASPRQKMPKTYWVQVEGDISDDALQQLRKGVELKDGKTRPAEVTPMEPPDLWPRNPPVRYRESVPTSWIQMTITEGRNRQVRRMTAAVGFPTLRLVRYGIGDWSLEGLAPGESRAVTVHAPATRSQKTERKPIKSRKPSTRRNSRP
- the clpS gene encoding ATP-dependent Clp protease adapter ClpS; its protein translation is MRTIQNSLLVLNQGEDEQPGRQDDVSVAPEKPALKRPARFRVLLLNDDYTPMDFVVDVLMTFFGMNEEKATQVMLLVHTQGKAVCGVYTRDIAETKAAQVNQYSSECEHPLLCEIERAD
- a CDS encoding cold shock domain-containing protein → MPRGKVKWFNNAKGYGFIIEEGGSDDLFAHFSSVQMEGYKTLKAGQPVTFEKKPSDKGIHAVNIVPEEQPQKQGSSESTSEKKPGSDSSDARQNQGSDYQDQPRAANA
- the infA gene encoding translation initiation factor IF-1; translation: MAKSDAIEMEGVIVDTLPNTMFRVELENGHVVTAHISGKMRKNYIRILTGDKVKVELTPYDLSKGRIVYRAR